Proteins from a genomic interval of Cucumis melo cultivar AY chromosome 7, USDA_Cmelo_AY_1.0, whole genome shotgun sequence:
- the LOC103494843 gene encoding uncharacterized protein LOC103494843, translating into MEDHTFIVGQEFPDVKAFRNAIKEAAIAQHFELRIIKSDLIRYFAKCAEEGCPWRIRAVKLPNSPIFTIRSLEGTHTCGQNAQNGHHQASIDWIVSFIEERLRNNINYKPKDILHDIHKQYGITIPYKQAWRAKERGLATIFGSSEEGYGLLPSYCEQIKKANPGSVAEVFTTGSDNHFQRLFVSFYASIYGFLNGCFPVIGLGGIELKSKYLGTLLSATSYDADGGMFPVAFGVVDAENEESWLWFLSELHNALNMNSWNKFHLTFLSDGQKGILDALRRKFPNSSHALCMRYLSENIGKEFKNSRLVSLVWKAAYATTTIAFKERMSDIEEISPEAAKWIQQFPPSHWALVYFEGTRYGHLSSNLEEFTEWVLDARELPIIQVIERIHGKLMAEFEERRSRSTSWFSFLTPSAEKRIVEAIKLASSYQVLQSDEVEFEVLSADRSYIVNIGKRCCLCRDWQLHGIPCSHAVAAIASCRKDVYAFMEKCFTVSGYREAYEKSVHPIPRKLGWRKLDDTPIDNDIQIVRPPKFRRPPGRPEKKRICVEDLNREKHTVHCSRCNQTGHYKTTCKAELMKSIEQC; encoded by the coding sequence ATGGAGGATCATACATTTATCGTAGGTCAAGAGTTTCCTGATGTCAAGGCATTTCGAAATGCAATTAAAGAAGCTGCTATAGCTCAACATTTTGAGCTACGAATAATCAAGAGTGACTTGATACGTTATTTTGCAAAATGTGCTGAAGAGGGTTGTCCATGGCGAATTCGTGCTGTTAAACTTCCTAATTCTCCAATCTTTACAATTAGAAGCCTTGAAGGGACACATACCTGTGGGCAAAACGCCCAAAATGGACACCATCAAGCCTCCATAGATTGGATAGTTAGTTTCATAGAGGAACGATTGCGAAACAACATTAATTACAAACCAAAGGATATATTGCATGACATCCATAAGCAGTATGGCATCACTATACCATATAAGCAGGCGTGGCGTGCAAAGGAACGAGGCCTTGCCACAATTTTTGGTTCTTCTGAAGAAGGTTATGGTCTTCTTCCTTCGTACTGTGAACAAATTAAGAAAGCGAATCCTGGGAGTGTTGCAGAGGTCTTTACCACTGGTTCCGACAATCACTTCCAGCGACTCTTTGTTTCATTTTATGCATCCATATACGGTTTTCTTAACGGTTGCTTCCCTGTGATTGGTCTTGGCGGAATCGAGCTTAAAAGCAAATACCTAGGTACTTTACTATCAGCTACTTCTTATGACGCTGATGGTGGCATGTTTCCAGTTGCTTTTGGTGTAGTTGATGCTGAAAATGAGGAGAGCTGGCTTTGGTTTTTGTCGGAGTTGCATAACGCGCTCAATATGAATTCTTGGAATAAATTTCACCTCACATTTTTATCAGATGGTCAAAAGGGAATTCTAGATGCCTTGAGAAGGAAATTCCCAAATTCTTCACATGCATTATGCATGCGCTACTTAAGTGAAAATATTGGAAAAGAGTTCAAAAACTCAAGGCTTGTTAGTCTTGTGTGGAAAGCGGCATATGCTACAACTACAATTGCTTTCAAAGAGAGAATGTCAGATATAGAAGAGATTTCACCTGAAGCTGCGAAGTGGATACAGCAATTTCCTCCTTCTCATTGGGCATTAGTTTATTTTGAAGGAACCCGATATGGACATCTTTCTTCAAATCTAGAGGAGTTCACTGAATGGGTTCTTGATGCACGTGAGCTGCCAATTATCCAGGTGATTGAGCGGATTCATGGTAAATTAATGGCCGAGTTTGAAGAGCGTCGTTCTAGGAGTACATCGTGGTTTTCTTTTCTGACTCCATCAGCTGAGAAACGAATAGTGGAAGCAATTAAACTTGCTTCATCATATCAAGTTCTTCAATCAGATGAGGTAGAGTTCGAGGTTCTATCAGCTGATAGATCATATATAGTCAATATTGGAAAACGATGTTGCCTCTGTCGTGATTGGCAGCTTCATGGAATACCTTGTTCTCATGCCGTCGCAGCGATTGCATCGTGTAGAAAAGATGTCTATGCCTTTATGGAGAAGTGTTTTACGGTTTCTGGTTATAGGGAAGCATATGAAAAAAGTGTACATCCAATTCCCAGAAAACTTGGATGGAGAAAACTCGATGATACTCCTATTGATAATGATATACAAATTGTTCGACCACCAAAGTTCCGTCGACCGCCAGGACGACCTGAAAAAAAGAGAATTTGTGTAGAGGACCTGAATCGAGAAAAACATACCGTGCATTGTAGTCGATGTAATCAAACAGGACACTACAAGACTACCTGCAAGGCAGAGCTCATGAAGAGCATCGAACAATGCTAG
- the LOC103494899 gene encoding basic form of pathogenesis-related protein 1-like — MRTQSQNPLMAIFFASFMFLFFLTHAQNSPQDYIALHNKARAAVGVGPMTWNSTVAAYAEAYANQRIKDCALVHSKGPYGENIAVGYYPEFTGADGVKLWVAEKRLYDYASNSCKGGDCGHYTQLVWRTSVRLGCARVACKGKSQFVVCNYDPPGNYIGLRPYNSPM; from the coding sequence ATGAGAACTCAAAGTCAAAACCCTCTAATGGCAATTTTCTTTGCCTCTTTCATGTTCCTCTTCTTCCTAACACATGCCCAAAACTCCCCTCAAGACTACATTGCCCTACACAACAAAGCTCGGGCCGCAGTCGGCGTCGGTCCCATGACATGGAACAGCACTGTCGCTGCCTACGCTGAAGCCTACGCCAACCAAAGGATAAAAGACTGCGCCTTGGTTCACTCTAAAGGACCATACGGTGAAAACATAGCTGTTGGCTACTACCCCGAGTTCACCGGTGCGGATGGCGTAAAGTTGTGGGTGGCAGAAAAGCGTTTATACGATTATGCATCGAACTCATGCAAGGGTGGCGACTGTGGACACTATACTCAGTTGGTGTGGCGAACCTCCGTGCGTCTTGGATGTGCAAGAGTGGCTTGTAAAGGAAAATCGCAGTTCGTTGTATGCAACTATGATCCTCCTGGCAACTATATAGGATTAAGACCCTATAATTCTCCAATGTAA
- the LOC103494839 gene encoding uncharacterized protein LOC103494839, which translates to MLKKSPSRSSRSKGIKVKHILQIVLLLGVCFWLIYQVKRSHDKKKEFDQKDNELTIKTQEGGGLLKLGRKDLRPEVEEVHPGEKQEEDEEEETGSEEEEPKHEGEEGHEEQKNEAVDEEDEGSKHEEETDDDGRGGSDEDIDENDQEKADDESNHEVENADDERLKEDSDEDAGGNEEREKEDQRENENSSDEQENDSGDQSTHEAREENYKGDDASSAVAHDDHSTTSETEEVNLENSNENSELISKEQNSKSSDIEELKRTHNSSQLIEEVDKMDNNETSSNENFSDVKLNENTSLPTDSSVQNSTVATQSEDQPESSNTTSSATTETNKVENVDSSQQNRTQIGLNQAQNETTDNLAAQNETIDNFTAQNETIDNFTAQNETSLQSLILSNLNDKNLENNSTSESQPNSISKDENSNGVEGETLNITSKADPTFSDDKTNEPEKDDKTTEPENVLPNLITQENSEAAQNDKSEDNSESNSDSSDSTNHIEDPVQDDPIGSNDSHITERVDLDTLPDSRTEGDNSEETAAE; encoded by the coding sequence ATGTTGAAGAAATCACCAAGTCGGAGCAGTAGGTCAAAAGGCATCAAGGTGAAACATATTTTGCAGATTGTTTTGTTGCTTGGTGTTTGCTTTTGGTTAATTTATCAGGTAAAGCGCTCCcatgataagaagaaagagttTGACCAAAAAGATAATGAATTAACAATAAAAACTCAAGAGGGGGGTGGTCTTTTGAAACTTGGAAGAAAAGACCTTCGACCAGAGGTTGAGGAAGTTCATCCAGGTGAGAAGCAAGAGgaagatgaggaagaagaaactGGGAGTGAGGAAGAAGAGCCAAAGCATGAGGGAGAAGAGGGACATGAAGAACAGAAGAATGAGGCAGTCgatgaggaagatgaagggAGCAAGCATGAAGAGGAGACTGATGATGATGGGAGAGGAGGCAGCGATGAGGACATAGATGAGAATGATCAAGAGAAGGCGGATGATGAATCCAATCATGAAGTTGAGAATGCGGACGACGAGAGATTGAAAGAAGACAGTGATGAGGATGCTGGaggaaatgaagagagagagaaagaagatcaAAGAGAAAATGAGAATTCTTCTGATGAGCAGGAGAATGACAGCGGTGATCAGAGCACTCATGAGGCACGTGAGGAAAACTACAAGGGGGATGATGCTTCTAGTGCAGTGGCCCATGATGACCATTCTACCACCTCAGAGACAGAGGAAGTGAATTTAGAAAATTCAAATGAGAACTCAGAGCTGATTAGCAAAGAACAGAACAGTAAATCAAGTGACATCGAAGAATTAAAAAGGACCCACAACAGTTCCCAGCTAATCGAGGAAGTAGATAAGATGGATAACAACGAAACTTCATCCAATGAGAATTTCAGTGATGTGAAGTTGAACGAAAACACTTCCCTCCCTACTGATAGTTCAGTTCAAAATTCAACCGTTGCTACTCAATCTGAGGATCAACCTGAATCAAGCAATACTACATCCTCTGCAACTACCGAGACAAATAAGGTAGAGAATGTGGATTCTTCCCAGCAAAACAGAACACAAATTGGTTTGAATCAAGCTCAAAATGAAACCACAGACAATTTGGCAGCCCAGAATGAAACCATAGACAATTTCACTGCTCAGAATGAAACCATAGACAATTTCACTGCTCAGAATGAAACATCTCTTCAGTCGTTGATACTATCAAATTTGAATGACAAGAACTTGGAGAACAACAGCACTTCTGAGTCTCAGCCAAACTCTATCAGTAAAGATGAAAATTCAAATGGGGTCGAAGGTGAGACCCTAAATATCACCAGTAAGGCAGATCCTACGTTTTCAGATGACAAGACAAACGAACCTGAGAAAGATGACAAAACAACAGAACCGGAGAATGTTTTACCGAACTTGATTACCCAGGAGAACAGCGAAGCTGCTCAGAATGACAAGTCGGAAGACAACAGTGAATCCAATAGCGATAGCTCTGACTCTACAAACCATATCGAGGACCCAGTTCAAGATGATCCAATTGGCTCTAACGATTCCCATATAACCGAACGGGTGGATCTGGATACGTTACCAGACAGTAGAACTGAGGGTGACAACAGTGAAGAGACTGCAGCAGAATGA
- the LOC103494900 gene encoding probable pectin methylesterase CGR3, whose amino-acid sequence MAGHTFCTSEVQTTIPLLREVYDDSMTKVLYVGPDTCSMISKLLIDDEDDYEAWGLEPYGSDSSYFNCWDLIHKGIIRVADVKFALPYGENSFSHVIISDTLEYFSSRYLNSTIFELMRVSREGVIIFAGYPDYPISEFTRFKFDRQVLK is encoded by the exons ATGGCAGGTCATACCTTTTGCACTTCGGAAGTTCAAACAACAATACCACTTCTAAGGGAAGTATATGATGATAGCATGACCAAAGTGTTATATGTTGGCCCCGATACTTGTTCGATGATATCCAAATTACTCATAGACGACGAAGATGATTATGAAGCTTGGGGTTTGGAACCATATGGCTCTGATTCTAGTTACTTCAATTGCTGGGATCTCATCCATAAAGGCATCATCCGTGTTGCCGATGTTAAATTTGCTCTGCCTTATGGAGAAAATTCATTTTCTCATGTTATAATTTCAGATACTTTGGAATATTTCTCTTCACGATACCTAAACAGCACAATTTTTGAGTTGATGAGGGTGTCTAGAGAGGGTGTTATCATTTTTGCTG GTTATCCAGATTATCCAATTTCAGAATTCACCAGATTTAAATTTGACCGTCAG GTTCTCAAGTAA
- the LOC103494841 gene encoding protein trichome birefringence-like 13, protein MAVKESHHRHYQAKQIPLFPLLSLICFVSIFLALSVFHKTSVIPRPHQTFQFINGVKSGRSTAAGGDSCDYSDGSWFHDPNLRTSRYDHTCKEIFKGWNCFAANKSNALEITNWHWKPTQCDLPHFDPVSFLEKFRNSNIGFVGDSLNRNMFVSLFCSLKSVAGEVKKWRPAGADRGFSFLKYNLTIAYHRTNILARYGWWSANADGGPLESLGYKGGYRVDVDIPESSWMEAPNFHDVLVFNTGHWWWAPSKFDPVKSPMLFFEKSLPVIPPVPPDVGLDMVLKHMISYVEKRMPRNAIKFFRTQSPRHFEGGDWYQGGSCQRQQPLSPQQAEDLFSLTNNRTNVEVRLVNEHLFKALNGTSFHILNITPMSELRADAHPAAAGGKKHDDCMHWCLPGLTDTWNDLFIKHLYNIRR, encoded by the exons ATGGCGGTAAAGGAGAGCCACCATCGTCATTACCAAGCGAAGCAAATTCCTCTTTTCCCCTTACTTTCTCTTATCTGCTTCGTTTCCATTTTTCTTGCTCTCTCGGTATTCCACAAAACCTCCGTGATTCCACGACCGCATCAGACTTTCCAATTCATCAATGGCGTTAAATCAGGTAGATCCACGGCGGCTGGGGGTGACTCGTGTGACTATTCTGATGGAAGTTGGTTCCATGATCCTAATTTGAGAACCTCCAGGTACGACCACACCTGCAAGGAGATATTCAAAGGCTGGAACTGCTTTGCGGCGAACAAATCCAATGCCCTCGAAATCACTAATTGGCATTGGAAGCCGACGCAATGTGATCTTCCGCATTTTGATCCCGTTTCCTTTCTTGAGAAGTTCAGAAATAGTAACATTG GGTTTGTTGGCGACTCCTTAAACAGGAACATGTTTGTTTCACTTTTTTGTTCTCTGAAAAGTGTGGCTGGTGAAGTGAAAAAGTGGCGTCCAGCCGGTGCAGATCGTGGATTTTCATTTCTAAAGTACAATCTTACAATTGCATATCATAGAACAAATATTCTGGCACGATATGGATG GTGGTCAGCTAATGCTGACGGTGGGCCATTAGAATCTCTGGGATATAAAGGAGGATACAGAGTTGATGTTGACATTCCAGAAAGTTCGTGGATGGAGGCCCCAAATTTCCACGATGTTTTAGTTTTTAACACAGGACATTG GTGGTGGGCGCCTTCAAAATTTGACCCTGTAAAATCACCCATGCTTTTTTTCGAAAAGAGTCTGCCTGTCATTCCTCCGGTACCTCCTGATGTTGGCTTGGACATGGTTTTGAAACATATG ATATCATATGTGGAGAAAAGAATGCCACGCAATGCAATCAAATTCTTCCGTACGCAATCACCTAGGCATTTTGAAGGAGGTGACTGGTACCAAGGTGGTTCTTGCCAGCGGCAGCAGCCTCTTTCTCCACAACAG GCCGAGGATCTGTTCTCGCTGACGAATAACAGGACCAATGTTGAGGTCCGACTTGTAAATGAGCACCTTTTCAAGGCTCTCAATGGAACTAGTTTCCATATTTTGAACATAACTCCCATGAGTGAGTTGAGGGCAGATGCACATCCTGCCGCAGCTGGTGGAAAGAAGCACGACGATTGTATGCACTGGTGCTTGCCGGGACTCACCGATACATGGAACGACTTGTTCATAAAACATTTATACAACATTAGACGTTAG
- the LOC103494842 gene encoding LL-diaminopimelate aminotransferase, chloroplastic, whose amino-acid sequence MAATHNLSSAALSSSSSAFFAHSTFSAKNPMVSLPGKSVGVCMCVATSQDSKTAHKTAVSRNANMAKLQAGYLFPEVARRRNAHLLKFPDAKVISLGIGDTTEPIPEVITSAMAQRSHALSTLEGYSGYGAEQGEKPLRSLIGKTFYSDLDIEEDDIFVSDGAKCDITRLQLVFGSNVSMAVQDPSYPAYVDSSVILGQTGQYQKDVEKYGNIEYMRCTPENGFFPDLSKVPRTDIIFFCSPNNPTGSSATREQLTQLVQFAKKNGSIIVYDSAYAMYISDDNPRSIFEIPGAKEVAIETSSFSKYAGFTGVRLGWTVVPKELLFSDGFPVAKDFNRIVCTCFNGASNIAQAGGLSCLSPEGLEAMRGVIGFYKENTSIIMDTFNSLGFNVYGGKNAPYVWVHFPGRSSWDVFAEILEKTHVVTTPGSGFGPAGEGFIRVSAFGHRENVLEACRRFKQLYK is encoded by the exons ATGGCAGCTACTCACAACTTATCTTCAGCTGCACTTTCATCGTCTTCGTCCGCTTTCTTTGCGCATTCCACTTTCAGTGCCAA GAATCCGATGGTGTCATTGCCGGGAAAAAGTGTCGGCGTTTGCATGTGTGTTGCTACGTCTCAAGATTCCAAGACTG CTCACAAAACAGCGGTCTCTAGAAATGCAAACATGGCCAAACTTCAAGCTGGCTATCTTTTCCCTGAG GTTGCAAGGAGAAGGAATGCGCATTTGCTCAAGTTTCCTGATGCGAAAGTAATTAGCCTTGGAATTGGTGACACTACTGAACCTATTCCTGAGGTTATTACCTCGGCCATGGCACAG AGATCACATGCTTTGTCCACACTGGAGGGTTACAGTGGCTATGGGGCCGAGCAGGGGGAAAAG CCATTGAGAAGTTTAATTGGCAAAACATTTTATAGCGACCTTGACATAGAAGAAGATGATATCTTCGTTTCTGATGGTGCAAAATGTGACATAACACGACTTCAG CTTGTTTTTGGATCCAACGTGTCGATGGCAGTGCAGGACCCATCATACCCG GCTTATGTGGACTCGAGTGTCATCTTGGGGCAGACTGGACAGTACCAGAAGGATGTTGAGAAATATGGCAATATTGAATACATGAGGTGTACACCAGAAAATGGATTTTTTCCCGATCTATCTAAGGTTCCTCGAACAGATATCATATTTTTCTGTTCACCAAACAATCCTACTGGCTCATCTGCAACTAGGGAACAGTTGACCCAACTTGTGCAGTTTGCTAAAAAGAATGGATCAATTATAGTCTATGATTCAGCATATGCAATGTATATATCAGACGATAATCCAAGATCTATCTTTGAAATTCCTGGAGCAAAGGAG GTGGCAATTGAGACATCATCGTTCAGCAAATATGCTGGATTTACTGGAGTTCGACTTGGTTGGACAGTTGTTCCAAAGGAGCTCCTGTTTTCTGATGGATTCCCTGTTGCTAAAGATTTCAACCGCATTGTTTGTACTTGCTTCAACGGTGCATCCAACATTGCCCAAGCTGGGGGTTTGTCTTGTCTTTCACCAGAAGGCCTTGAG GCTATGCGCGGGGTTATCGGGTTTTACAAAGAAAATACTAGTATCATAATGGACACATTTAACTCGCTGGGATTTAACGTGTATGGAGGGAAGAATGCACCATATGTGTGGGTTCATTTCCCAGGCCGGAGTTCGTGGGATGTATTTGCTGAGATACTGGAGAAAACACATGTGGTGACGACACCTGGAAGTGGATTCGGACCTGCCGGGGAAGGGTTTATCAGGGTAAGTGCTTTTGGTCACAGGGAGAATGTTTTGGAAGCGTGCAGAAGATTCAAGCAGCTATACAAGTGA
- the LOC103494840 gene encoding probable xyloglucan endotransglucosylase/hydrolase protein 10, translating into MRGGNYKAIIMYECSVKTIIFFGVFISNFLQFSFASPISTGDYNKDFFITWSPSHVNTSLDGRSRNLKLDNDSGAGFASNEMFLFGQMDMKIKLVPGNSAGTVVAYYLTSDQPNRDEIDFEFLGNVEGQPIILQTNIFADGFDDREERIKLWFDPTKDFHTYSILWNIYQIVFMVDWVPIRVYRNHGDKGVGYPRWQPMSLKVSLWNGESWATRGGKDKIDWSKGPFVASFGDYKVDACIWRGNARFCRGESSSNWWHLPKYNTLSPSQRRLFKWVRKYHLIYDYCQDNLRFHNQLPKECSLPKY; encoded by the exons ATGAGAGGAGGAAATTATAAAGCAATTATAATGTATGAATGCAGTGTTAAAACTATCATCTTTTTTggagttttcatttcaaatttccTTCAATTTTCATTTGCTTCTCCCATTTCAACTGGGGATTACAATAAAGATTTCTTCATCACATGGTCTCCTTCCCACGTAAACACTTCCCTCGATGGACGATCACGAAACTTGAAGCTCGATAATGATTCAG GAGCTGGTTTTGCATCAAATGAGATGTTCTTATTTGGTCAAATGGACATGAAAATCAAGCTAGTTCCAGGCAATTCTGCTGGTACAGTTGTGGCTTATTAT TTGACATCGGATCAACCGAACCGTGATGAAATTGACTTCGAGTTTCTTGGCAATGTGGAAGGGCAGCCAATTATTcttcaaacaaatatttttgCTGATGGGTTTGATGATAGGGAAGAAAGGATTAAGTTGTGGTTTGATCCAACAAAAGACTTCCATACATATTCAATTCTGTGGAACATTTACCAAATTGT GTTCATGGTGGATTGGGTGCCAATAAGAGTGTATAGAAACCATGGAGACAAAGGGGTGGGATATCCAAGGTGGCAACCAATGAGTCTAAAAGTGAGCCTATGGAATGGTGAGAGCTGGGCAACAAGGGGTGGAAAAGACAAAATTGATTGGTCAAAAGGACCTTTTGTTGCTTCATTTGGGGATTATAAGGTTGATGCTTGTATTTGGAGAGGAAATGCGAGGTTTTGTAGAGGTGAAAGCTCAAGCAATTGGTGGCATTTACCTAAATACAACACTTTATCACCTTCTCAAAGAAGGCTCTTCAAATGGGTCAGAAAATACCATTTGATTTATGATTATTGCCAAGACAACTTGAGGTTCCATAACCAACTCCCTAAGGAATGTTCTCTTCCCAAAtactaa
- the LOC103494838 gene encoding uncharacterized protein LOC103494838 → MDPCPFLRILVGNLALKFPVAAKPSFSGVHPSTSPCFCKIKLNDFPTQFVTIPLLVDGEISGAASSSSSSSVSSQSHSSLAACFSLNKSQIEKLVKRKDASVKIEVYTGRLGPATCSGDVFGSSAKLLGRITVPVTGSGLSETKPCVFQNGWTGIGEGKKGYSSAQLHLTVRSEPDPRFVFRFDGEPECSPQVFQVQGSVQQPVFTCKFGFRNERDWDRSRSSITEQSSTSKSWLPKIRSERDQSAKERKGWSITIHDLSGSPVAAASMVTPFVPSPGSHRVSRSNPGAWLILRPVDGSWRPWGRLEAWRESGGSDSIGYRFELLPATSAAATLANSTISSGSGGRFTIDMTGSASPAISPNGSFDLGSGTGSRPGSGDFGYLTGYQYKGFVMSTMVEGMKKKSRRPEVEVGVQHVTCTEDAAVFVALAAAVDLSMDACRLFSQKLRKELRQ, encoded by the exons ATGGATCCCTGCCCCTTCCTTCGTATTCTCGTCGGAAACTTAGCCCTCAAGTTTCCAGTCGCCGCCAAGCCCTCCTTCTCCGGTGTTCATCCTTCCACTTCTCCATGCTTCTGCAAAATCAAACTCAACGATTTTCCAACGCAGTTCGTCACCATTCCTCTCCTCGTCGACGGCGAAATTTCCGGGgcggcttcttcttcttcttcttcttcggttTCTTCTCAATCTCACTCGTCACTCGCCGCCTGCTTCAGCCTCAACAAATCTCAGATTGAGAAGCTTGTAAAGCGGAAAGATGCGTCAGTGAAGATCGAAGTCTACACCGGTCGCCTTGGACCAGCCACTTGCAGCGGCGACGTCTTCGGAAGCTCCGCTAAGTTACTTGGCCGAATCACTGTTCCGGTAACCGGCTCGGGTTTGTCAGAAACCAAGCCGTGCGTGTTCCAGAATGGTTGGACCGGAATCGGCGAGGGCAAAAAGGGTTACTCATCTGCTCAATTGCACTTGACGGTACGGTCCGAGCCGGACCCGAGGTTTGTGTTCCGGTTTGACGGTGAACCGGAGTGCAGTCCTCAGGTTTTTCAGGTGCAAGGAAGTGTGCAGCAACCGGTTTTTACTTGCAAATTCGGTTTCAGAAACGAACGTGATTGGGATCGTTCAAG ATCCTCAATTACTGAACAAAGTAGCACCTCCAAGAGTTGGTTACCGAAGATCCGATCCGAAAGGGACCAATCCGCAAAAGAACGAAAAGGATGGTCCATAACGATCCACGACCTTTCCGGATCACCGGTCGCCGCCGCATCGATGGTGACGCCGTTCGTACCATCGCCAGGATCGCACCGTGTTAGTCGCTCAAACCCTGGTGCGTGGCTGATTCTCCGCCCAGTCGATGGTAGCTGGCGCCCATGGGGCCGCCTCGAGGCATGGCGGGAGAGCGGCGGCTCCGATTCAATCGGATACCGCTTCGAACTACTCCCCGCGACTTCCGCCGCCGCTACACTAGCGAACTCCACCATAAGCTCTGGTAGCGGGGGGAGGTTCACGATTGACATGACCGGGAGTGCGTCTCCAGCGATTAGCCCTAACGGAAGTTTCGATCTCGGATCGGGAACCGGATCTCGACCCGGATCGGGGGATTTCGGGTACTTGACGGGGTATCAGTACAAAGGATTTGTGATGTCGACGATGGTGGAagggatgaagaagaagagtagGAGGCCGGAGGTGGAGGTGGGTGTGCAGCACGTGACGTGCACGGAGGACGCGGCGGTGTTTGTGGCGTTGGCGGCGGCGGTGGACCTGAGCATGGACGCTTGCAGGCTGTTCTCGCAGAAGCTAAGGAAGGAGCTTAGGCAATGA